One Pseudodesulfovibrio cashew DNA window includes the following coding sequences:
- a CDS encoding late competence development ComFB family protein, with amino-acid sequence MSKPKLEIKGVDVSKIANRNERKVAKLIPEILDEYYEDYIFEPLDIQDIYALSLNLIPAHYVQQGSIVLSNRLSDYELKSKIRDAVERVLDHPTRAE; translated from the coding sequence ATGTCGAAGCCCAAGCTGGAGATCAAGGGTGTGGACGTCAGCAAGATCGCCAACCGCAACGAGCGCAAGGTGGCCAAGCTGATTCCGGAAATACTTGATGAATACTACGAGGACTACATCTTCGAGCCCCTCGACATTCAGGACATCTACGCCCTGAGCCTCAACCTCATCCCCGCCCATTACGTGCAGCAGGGATCGATCGTCCTGTCCAACCGACTCTCGGATTACGAACTCAAGTCCAAAATCCGGGACGCCGTGGAGCGGGTCCTGGATCATCCCACCCGCGCAGAATAG
- a CDS encoding efflux RND transporter permease subunit, giving the protein MDIVKASIDKPVAVLVGVILVVLFGGIALATLPYQLSPNVTEPVITVSTTWQGATPYEIERDIVEEQEKVLKGIPGLIEMDSSSYNSLAELSLKFEIGTDVDSALLRVSNKLDEVPEYPDSAKRPVVSATGASTSPVIWLILKTLPGNEREVQTYRTYFENEVRQYLERVKGVADLFVGGGREEEMQIILDPVKLAAYNMTIPELVSILKAENVSISAGSLGVGRRDYRIRTPAEFKSPEDIESVVLSSSGEYRFTLADVAEVRRGYEKATVAMLHNSEEAMAIGIKPESGTNVLEMTDAVEKVVDGLNADKLKDEGVTLDWVYDQRPYIEGAIDLVKQNIIIGSILAIVVLFVFLQSFSSTIIVAVAIPISIVGAFIMFAAAGRSLNVVSMAGISFAVGMLVDNAIVVLENIDRHRRMGKKAMAAAYDGASEVWGAVLASTLTTVAVFLPVVFMEQEAGQLFKDIAIAVTCAISLSLFVSVLVIPMLAKQFYGIAERRGGGEGDGGPRKPASLSLAKRAMLPLTALGGRLSDGIMSLLDKAISRPSSRIVTVVSLTLASVLMVWSFFPKMEYLPQGNRNLVINILIPPPGLSYAERLDIGRYVFDQAAPNMDTSVDGLPGIKDIFYVSAPTINLFGAISNDEQRAGELTPFFSRILNSIPGMFGVSIQASIFEQGLGKGRVIDVDISGASLEHIVAAAGTMFGMAMQEIPGSQVRPVPSLELLYPEVRFLPDRDRVRAAGLSTEDLGTAIDVILDGRDIGDFKEEGKKKIDLVLKGSNKDVTTPEELDSSLIAVPQGWAVPVSSLARIQRTNSMNQIRHLERQRTISLQVTPPATMPLQQAMETIQNKLVPAVRGMGLLDGLTVRLSGAADKLTVTREALQWNFLLALVITYLLMSALFGNFLYPLIILFTVPLAGAGGFLGLKLENWFIAPQPLDILTMLGFVILIGVVVNNAILIVHQSLGNIREHGMEHKEAVLEATRTRLRPIYMSAATSVFGMLPLAVAPGPGSELYRGLGAVVLGGLALSTVFTVFVIPALLMFFIGMEKQGGGTE; this is encoded by the coding sequence ATGGATATCGTCAAAGCTTCCATCGACAAGCCCGTGGCCGTGCTGGTGGGCGTGATCCTGGTGGTCCTGTTCGGCGGCATCGCCCTGGCCACGCTGCCCTATCAGCTTTCCCCCAACGTGACCGAGCCGGTCATCACCGTGTCGACCACCTGGCAGGGCGCGACCCCCTACGAGATCGAGCGGGACATCGTGGAGGAGCAGGAGAAGGTGCTTAAGGGTATCCCCGGTCTCATCGAGATGGATTCCTCCAGCTACAACTCCCTGGCCGAGCTTTCCCTGAAGTTCGAGATCGGCACGGACGTGGACTCCGCGTTGCTGCGCGTCTCCAACAAGCTGGACGAGGTTCCGGAATATCCGGACAGCGCCAAGCGTCCCGTGGTCTCGGCCACGGGTGCGTCCACCTCGCCGGTCATCTGGCTGATCCTCAAGACCCTGCCGGGCAACGAGCGGGAGGTACAGACCTACCGCACCTATTTCGAAAACGAGGTCCGTCAGTACCTGGAGCGCGTCAAGGGCGTGGCAGACCTCTTCGTGGGCGGCGGGCGCGAGGAGGAGATGCAGATCATCCTCGACCCGGTCAAGCTGGCCGCCTACAACATGACCATCCCCGAGCTGGTCTCCATCCTCAAGGCGGAAAACGTCTCCATCTCCGCCGGTTCACTGGGCGTGGGCCGTCGCGACTACCGCATCCGCACGCCAGCCGAGTTCAAGTCCCCGGAGGACATCGAGTCCGTGGTCCTGTCCTCGTCCGGCGAGTACCGCTTCACCCTGGCCGACGTGGCCGAGGTCCGGCGCGGCTATGAAAAGGCCACCGTGGCCATGCTCCACAACAGCGAGGAGGCCATGGCCATCGGCATCAAGCCGGAGTCGGGCACCAACGTGCTGGAGATGACCGACGCGGTGGAAAAGGTGGTGGACGGCCTCAACGCGGACAAGCTCAAGGACGAGGGCGTCACCCTGGACTGGGTGTACGACCAGCGCCCCTACATCGAGGGCGCCATCGACCTGGTCAAGCAGAACATCATCATCGGCTCCATCCTGGCCATCGTGGTCCTGTTCGTGTTCCTGCAATCCTTTTCCTCGACCATCATCGTGGCCGTGGCCATTCCCATATCCATCGTGGGCGCATTCATCATGTTCGCGGCGGCGGGGCGGTCGCTCAACGTCGTGTCCATGGCGGGCATCTCGTTCGCGGTGGGCATGCTTGTGGATAACGCCATCGTCGTGCTGGAGAACATCGACCGGCATAGGCGCATGGGCAAGAAGGCCATGGCCGCCGCCTATGACGGGGCCAGCGAGGTCTGGGGCGCGGTGCTCGCCTCGACCCTGACCACCGTGGCCGTGTTTCTGCCCGTGGTCTTCATGGAGCAGGAGGCCGGGCAGCTTTTCAAGGATATCGCCATCGCGGTCACCTGCGCCATCTCCCTGTCGCTCTTCGTCTCGGTGCTGGTCATTCCCATGCTCGCCAAGCAGTTCTACGGCATCGCCGAGAGGCGCGGCGGCGGAGAAGGGGACGGCGGCCCGCGCAAACCCGCCTCCCTGTCCCTGGCCAAGCGGGCCATGCTCCCGCTGACCGCTCTGGGCGGCAGGCTTTCCGACGGCATCATGTCCCTGCTGGACAAGGCCATCTCCCGGCCCTCCAGCCGCATCGTCACCGTGGTCTCCCTGACCCTGGCCTCGGTGCTGATGGTCTGGTCCTTCTTCCCCAAGATGGAGTACCTGCCGCAGGGTAACCGCAACCTGGTCATCAACATCCTGATCCCGCCGCCGGGCCTGTCCTATGCGGAACGGCTCGACATCGGACGCTACGTCTTCGACCAGGCCGCGCCCAACATGGACACGTCCGTGGACGGCCTGCCCGGCATCAAGGACATTTTCTACGTCTCGGCCCCGACCATCAACCTGTTCGGCGCCATCTCCAACGACGAGCAACGGGCGGGCGAGCTGACCCCGTTCTTCTCGCGCATCCTCAACTCCATCCCCGGCATGTTCGGCGTCTCCATCCAGGCGTCCATCTTCGAGCAGGGGCTGGGCAAGGGCCGCGTCATCGACGTGGATATCTCCGGCGCCAGCCTGGAGCATATCGTGGCCGCCGCCGGAACCATGTTCGGTATGGCCATGCAGGAAATACCCGGCTCTCAGGTCCGCCCGGTGCCTTCCCTGGAGCTCCTCTATCCAGAGGTGCGCTTCCTGCCTGATCGCGATCGCGTCCGGGCCGCGGGCCTCTCCACAGAGGATCTGGGAACGGCCATCGACGTCATCCTGGACGGCCGCGACATCGGCGACTTCAAGGAGGAGGGCAAGAAGAAGATCGACCTGGTGCTCAAGGGCTCCAACAAGGACGTGACCACGCCCGAGGAGCTGGACTCCTCGCTCATCGCCGTGCCCCAGGGCTGGGCCGTGCCGGTCTCTTCCCTGGCGCGCATTCAACGCACCAACTCCATGAACCAGATTCGCCACCTTGAGCGGCAGCGGACCATCTCGCTTCAGGTGACGCCGCCGGCGACCATGCCGTTGCAGCAGGCCATGGAGACCATCCAGAACAAGCTGGTGCCCGCAGTGCGCGGGATGGGGCTGCTGGACGGGCTTACGGTGCGCCTCTCTGGCGCGGCGGACAAGCTGACCGTGACCCGCGAGGCGTTGCAGTGGAACTTCCTTCTGGCCCTGGTCATCACCTATCTGCTCATGTCCGCACTGTTTGGTAACTTCCTTTACCCGTTGATCATTCTCTTCACCGTGCCCCTGGCCGGGGCGGGCGGATTTCTCGGCCTCAAGCTGGAGAACTGGTTCATCGCGCCCCAGCCGCTGGATATCCTGACCATGCTCGGGTTCGTCATCCTCATCGGCGTGGTCGTGAACAACGCCATTCTCATCGTCCACCAGTCCCTGGGCAATATTCGCGAGCACGGCATGGAGCACAAGGAGGCTGTTCTGGAGGCCACGCGGACCAGGCTGCGGCCCATCTACATGTCCGCCGCCACCTCGGTCTTCGGCATGCTGCCCCTGGCCGTGGCTCCCGGCCCCGGCTCCGAGCTTTATCGTGGTCTGGGCGCGGTGGTCCTGGGCGGCCTGGCCCTGTCCACGGTGTTTACGGTCTTCGTCATCCCGGCACTGCTGATGTTTTTCATCGGCATGGAGAAGCAGGGTGGTGGCACGGAGTAG
- the msrB gene encoding peptide-methionine (R)-S-oxide reductase MsrB — MTMKRVIWAILALVVFVAGLAVTGHAQQEGVMTEDAKLEVATLAGGCFWCVESDMEKLPGVVRAISGYAGGKAETATYEQVSGGNTKHREAVQVFFDPAVVSYAEVLDHFWKHFDPTDEGGSFGDRGAQYTSAIFYHNEKQREIAEASAKALDESGRLGKPVVTSILEFTSFYPAEEYHQDYYKKNPARYKTYRYFSGRDRYVKDTWGDEAKPKARKATPEPDAKRFVKPDEAALKASLTPMQFDVTQNEATEPPFKNEFWDNKREGIYVDVVSGEPLFSSTDKFKSGTGWPSFTRPLVSGNIVEKKDRKLFFVRTEVRSKAADSHLGHVFDDGPEPTGLRYCINSAALRFVPREDLAKEGYGEFIKLFE; from the coding sequence ATGACCATGAAGCGAGTAATCTGGGCCATTCTGGCCCTTGTCGTGTTCGTGGCGGGGCTCGCCGTTACCGGACACGCGCAACAGGAGGGTGTCATGACTGAAGATGCCAAGCTGGAAGTGGCCACCCTGGCGGGCGGATGCTTCTGGTGCGTTGAATCGGACATGGAAAAGCTCCCCGGCGTGGTCCGGGCCATATCCGGTTATGCCGGCGGCAAGGCCGAGACCGCCACTTACGAACAGGTTTCCGGCGGCAATACCAAGCACCGGGAGGCCGTGCAGGTCTTCTTCGACCCCGCCGTAGTCAGCTACGCCGAGGTGCTGGACCACTTCTGGAAGCACTTCGATCCCACTGACGAGGGCGGTTCCTTCGGAGACCGGGGGGCTCAGTATACGTCGGCCATCTTCTACCACAATGAAAAGCAACGCGAGATAGCCGAGGCTTCGGCCAAGGCCCTGGATGAGTCCGGCCGCCTGGGCAAGCCGGTGGTCACGTCCATTCTGGAGTTCACCAGCTTTTACCCGGCGGAGGAGTATCATCAGGACTACTACAAGAAGAATCCGGCGCGCTACAAGACCTACCGCTACTTCTCGGGCCGCGACCGGTACGTGAAGGACACCTGGGGCGACGAGGCCAAGCCCAAGGCGCGCAAGGCCACGCCCGAGCCTGACGCCAAGCGCTTCGTCAAGCCCGACGAGGCCGCGCTCAAGGCCAGTCTTACGCCCATGCAGTTCGACGTGACCCAGAACGAGGCCACTGAACCGCCGTTCAAGAACGAGTTCTGGGACAACAAGCGTGAGGGCATCTATGTGGATGTGGTCTCCGGCGAGCCGCTCTTCTCCTCCACGGACAAGTTCAAGTCCGGCACGGGCTGGCCGAGTTTCACCCGGCCCCTGGTGTCCGGCAACATCGTGGAGAAGAAGGACCGCAAGCTCTTCTTCGTCCGCACCGAGGTCCGCAGCAAGGCGGCGGATTCCCATCTGGGCCACGTCTTTGACGACGGCCCCGAGCCCACGGGCCTGCGCTATTGCATCAATTCGGC
- a CDS encoding efflux RND transporter periplasmic adaptor subunit, with amino-acid sequence MKACLRVTLLLLAVLAFAASASAQGGDRPPSPVVVAKVTSGDMAPQSEFIGTVYFTEISNVASEVTGKVTEILVKDGQRVKQGDVMVVLSSSMLDKSIRNARALAQQAKAAFESAKLEHQRVAALFKTRSVAEGEFDSKRLTADGLQYQYEAKQATVDRLLEEAAKKKIRAPYDGVVIDVKANRGEWMSIGSVVAVTARDDEFEVVVNAPKEAFGVVKPGLKVGLKVAGSELPGEVFAVVPKGDVATRTFPVKIRVENNGSLAQGMEARVVLPKGLGGNTLIVPRDAVISARGQQVVWAVLDGKAVPMPVYVVGFRGLSAGVKSKKLQEGMDIVVKGNERLRPGQAVAPQPLKQ; translated from the coding sequence ATGAAAGCATGTTTGCGTGTCACATTGTTGCTGCTGGCGGTCCTGGCGTTCGCCGCGTCCGCATCGGCCCAGGGCGGGGACCGGCCGCCGTCTCCCGTGGTGGTCGCCAAGGTCACATCCGGCGACATGGCGCCCCAGTCCGAGTTTATCGGCACAGTCTATTTCACGGAAATTTCCAACGTGGCATCGGAGGTCACGGGCAAGGTCACCGAAATTCTGGTCAAGGACGGCCAGCGGGTGAAGCAGGGCGACGTCATGGTCGTGCTATCCTCCTCCATGCTGGACAAGTCCATTCGCAATGCGCGGGCCCTTGCCCAACAGGCCAAGGCGGCGTTCGAGTCCGCCAAGCTGGAGCACCAGCGCGTGGCCGCCCTGTTCAAGACGCGGTCCGTGGCCGAGGGCGAGTTCGACTCCAAGCGCCTCACCGCCGACGGCCTCCAGTATCAGTACGAGGCCAAGCAGGCCACCGTGGACCGGTTGCTGGAGGAAGCGGCCAAGAAGAAGATCCGCGCTCCCTACGACGGTGTGGTCATCGACGTCAAAGCCAACCGCGGCGAGTGGATGTCCATCGGTTCCGTGGTGGCAGTCACCGCCCGCGATGACGAGTTCGAGGTGGTGGTCAACGCGCCCAAGGAGGCGTTCGGCGTGGTCAAGCCCGGCCTGAAGGTGGGGCTGAAAGTGGCCGGTTCCGAGCTGCCCGGCGAGGTCTTTGCCGTGGTGCCCAAGGGCGACGTGGCCACCCGCACCTTCCCGGTCAAGATCCGGGTGGAAAACAATGGCTCGCTTGCCCAGGGCATGGAAGCCCGCGTGGTCCTGCCCAAGGGATTGGGCGGCAATACCCTGATCGTGCCCCGCGACGCGGTGATCAGCGCGCGCGGCCAGCAGGTTGTCTGGGCCGTGCTCGACGGCAAGGCCGTGCCCATGCCGGTCTACGTGGTCGGCTTCCGGGGCCTCTCTGCCGGGGTCAAGTCCAAGAAGCTCCAGGAGGGCATGGACATCGTGGTCAAGGGCAACGAACGGCTGCGGCCGGGCCAGGCCGTGGCGCCCCAGCCCCTCAAGCAGTAG
- a CDS encoding UvrD-helicase domain-containing protein yields MERFTADLHIHSRFSRATSKNLTIRNLAAWAAIKGLNVLGTGDFTHPEWLAEIEEQLEDNGSGLFVLRDDTGLEREIPTYDGPVPGRTRFMLQTEISSIYKRGGKVRKVHNLVFMPDLDAVYRFNEKLGQVGNLASDGRPILGLDSRDLLDMVLECHPQAFLVPAHIWTPWFSLFGSKSGFDSIKECYGDYSQEIFAMETGLSSDPEMNWTWSELDRIKLISNSDAHSGEKLGREANFFRGDMSYEGIYRALRGEGLGHKFLGTVEFFPEEGKYHMDGHRKCGVVMDPHETLARGGICPVCGKPVTVGVYNRVLELADRREPVKPAGAANFVSLIPLKEVLSEVLGVGPASKKVNLLYMKLIRAFGSELDILQRAPVEDLNRHSCYLGEAMTRMREGNVIRKPGFDGEFGRIRVFNDRERSQIINGATLVEIPRPQRKEPGSREAVVACPSIAPPREEEKPLTYNAAQQAAINAGPGPVLVLAGPGTGKTQTLMGRVTRLIDEGEVPRRILALTFTRRAAQELRDRMKAVRGEGTDLPQAGTLHSLCFDYWKHAYNETPIVLPEAAAKKLFADVNPELCGKNLDHWWNTYNLGREQLADVPDALAEAHINYGNQKNHWDLVDYTDLLEFMLEQSGAPTFKMPYRHVLVDEVQDLTPLQLAVIRGIAGESGRGLFCIGDPKQSIYGFRGAVGDVADRLAEIWEDMETVTLGENYRSGQKILDGSAALFPFEPRLSANRNIDATIHFFEAPDGLREANWISDKIKGLIGATSHSISDAEGHGDLAPGDIAVLVRFKALIPILEKALKRAGIPCSTPELDGFWQEPRVADILRTAQRFLGMTLDADPDNEENFIDVPEHILAKGPVGLAAYLAETPPFDQFFWESRQFKELKRAFDQRGGWQSLINWVSLQTELELVRRSAEKVQIMTLHASKGLEFDAVFLPACEEGILPFAGMSLLTADITLTPGRGQRFPEERRLMYVGMTRAKRNLYISRADKRQLYGKTLTLPPSRYLREIPEELVTRSTLAAKKVTREKQLGLLD; encoded by the coding sequence ATGGAACGATTTACCGCAGACCTTCACATCCACTCACGTTTCTCCAGGGCCACCAGCAAAAACCTGACCATCCGCAATCTGGCCGCCTGGGCCGCCATCAAGGGGCTCAACGTGCTGGGGACGGGAGATTTCACCCACCCCGAGTGGCTGGCGGAGATCGAGGAGCAGCTCGAAGACAACGGCAGCGGCCTGTTCGTGCTGCGGGACGACACCGGCCTGGAGCGGGAAATTCCCACCTACGACGGCCCGGTTCCCGGGCGCACGCGCTTCATGCTCCAGACCGAAATCAGTTCCATCTACAAACGCGGCGGAAAGGTGCGCAAGGTCCACAACCTGGTATTCATGCCCGATCTGGACGCAGTGTACCGGTTCAACGAAAAGCTCGGCCAGGTGGGCAACCTGGCCTCGGACGGCCGCCCCATCCTCGGCCTGGACTCGCGCGACCTCCTGGACATGGTCCTGGAGTGCCATCCCCAGGCCTTTCTGGTGCCCGCGCACATCTGGACTCCGTGGTTCTCGCTCTTCGGCTCCAAGTCGGGCTTCGACTCCATCAAGGAGTGCTACGGCGACTACTCCCAGGAGATCTTCGCCATGGAAACCGGCCTCTCCTCGGACCCGGAGATGAACTGGACCTGGAGCGAACTGGACCGCATCAAGCTTATTTCCAACTCCGACGCCCACTCCGGCGAGAAGCTCGGTCGCGAGGCCAACTTCTTCCGTGGGGACATGTCCTACGAGGGCATCTACCGGGCCCTGCGCGGCGAGGGACTGGGGCACAAATTTCTCGGCACCGTGGAGTTCTTCCCCGAGGAGGGCAAGTACCACATGGACGGCCACCGCAAGTGCGGCGTGGTAATGGACCCCCACGAGACCCTGGCCCGGGGCGGCATCTGCCCGGTCTGCGGCAAGCCGGTCACCGTGGGAGTGTACAACCGCGTACTGGAGCTGGCCGACCGCCGCGAGCCGGTCAAGCCTGCCGGAGCCGCCAATTTCGTCTCGCTGATCCCGCTCAAGGAGGTCCTGTCCGAGGTACTCGGCGTGGGCCCGGCCTCCAAGAAGGTCAACCTCCTGTACATGAAGCTCATCCGCGCCTTCGGCAGCGAGCTGGACATCCTCCAGCGCGCCCCGGTGGAAGACCTCAACCGGCACTCCTGCTACCTGGGCGAGGCCATGACCCGCATGCGCGAGGGCAACGTCATCCGCAAGCCGGGCTTTGACGGCGAGTTCGGCAGGATCAGAGTCTTCAACGACCGCGAGCGCTCCCAGATCATCAACGGAGCCACTCTGGTGGAGATCCCCCGGCCCCAGCGCAAGGAGCCGGGCAGCAGGGAGGCGGTCGTCGCCTGCCCCTCCATCGCGCCGCCCAGGGAGGAGGAAAAGCCGCTCACCTACAACGCTGCCCAGCAGGCCGCCATCAACGCGGGCCCCGGCCCCGTACTGGTCCTGGCAGGGCCGGGCACGGGCAAGACCCAGACGCTCATGGGCCGGGTGACGCGGCTCATCGACGAGGGCGAGGTCCCCAGGCGGATTCTGGCCCTGACCTTCACCCGCAGGGCCGCTCAGGAGCTGCGCGACAGGATGAAGGCCGTGCGCGGCGAGGGCACCGACCTGCCCCAGGCGGGCACGCTGCACTCTCTCTGCTTCGACTACTGGAAGCACGCCTACAACGAGACGCCCATCGTCCTGCCCGAGGCGGCGGCAAAAAAACTTTTCGCGGACGTCAATCCCGAGCTGTGCGGCAAAAACCTCGACCACTGGTGGAACACCTACAACCTGGGCCGCGAGCAACTGGCCGACGTGCCCGACGCCCTGGCCGAGGCGCACATCAACTACGGCAACCAGAAGAACCACTGGGACCTGGTGGACTACACCGACCTGCTGGAATTCATGCTCGAACAGTCCGGCGCGCCCACCTTCAAGATGCCCTACCGCCACGTGCTCGTGGACGAAGTGCAGGATCTCACCCCCCTGCAACTGGCCGTGATCCGGGGCATTGCAGGGGAATCGGGCCGGGGACTCTTCTGCATCGGCGACCCCAAGCAGTCCATTTACGGCTTCCGGGGCGCAGTGGGCGACGTGGCCGACCGCCTTGCCGAAATATGGGAGGATATGGAGACCGTCACCCTGGGCGAGAACTACCGCTCGGGCCAGAAGATTCTCGACGGCTCGGCCGCGCTCTTCCCCTTCGAGCCCAGGTTGAGCGCCAACCGGAATATCGACGCCACTATTCACTTTTTCGAGGCCCCGGACGGACTCCGCGAGGCCAACTGGATCAGCGACAAGATCAAGGGACTCATCGGCGCCACTTCCCACTCCATCTCCGACGCCGAAGGCCACGGCGACCTGGCTCCCGGCGACATCGCGGTGCTGGTCCGGTTCAAGGCCCTCATTCCCATCCTGGAGAAGGCCCTCAAACGTGCAGGCATCCCCTGCTCCACGCCGGAGCTGGACGGCTTCTGGCAGGAGCCGCGCGTGGCCGACATCCTGCGCACGGCCCAGCGCTTCCTGGGCATGACCCTGGACGCGGACCCGGATAACGAGGAAAATTTCATCGACGTGCCCGAGCATATTCTGGCCAAGGGCCCCGTGGGGCTGGCCGCCTACCTGGCCGAGACCCCGCCCTTCGACCAGTTCTTCTGGGAGAGCCGCCAGTTCAAGGAGCTGAAGCGAGCCTTCGACCAGCGCGGAGGCTGGCAGTCGCTGATCAACTGGGTCTCCCTCCAGACCGAGCTGGAGCTGGTCCGCCGCTCCGCGGAAAAGGTCCAGATCATGACCCTGCACGCGTCCAAGGGGCTGGAGTTCGACGCCGTGTTCCTGCCCGCCTGCGAAGAGGGCATCCTGCCGTTTGCCGGCATGTCGCTGCTCACGGCGGACATCACCCTGACCCCGGGCCGGGGCCAGCGTTTCCCGGAGGAGCGCCGCCTCATGTACGTGGGCATGACCCGCGCCAAGCGCAACCTGTACATCAGCCGCGCCGACAAGCGCCAGCTCTACGGCAAAACCCTTACGCTGCCGCCGTCACGCTACCTGCGGGAGATCCCGGAGGAGCTGGTGACGCGGTCCACGCTCGCGGCGAAAAAGGTGACCAGGGAAAAACAGCTCGGACTGCTCGATTAA
- a CDS encoding MarR family winged helix-turn-helix transcriptional regulator → MAIDKLNPRESLGFLAWKVARLIAGDLTARFTEAGVSVSVEQWRALIPVYKVDGLTQGRLCEILSQEKTGVSRLVAALEKRGLLVRVADEHDRRVKHLFITDEGRRLIEATADLAIENRLEVEKDIDPEDLAVCKRVLWDIIKPTLEIENCCSEKV, encoded by the coding sequence ATGGCAATAGACAAGTTGAATCCGAGGGAGTCGCTGGGGTTTCTGGCCTGGAAAGTGGCCAGGTTGATTGCCGGCGACCTGACCGCCCGGTTCACCGAAGCGGGAGTTTCCGTTTCGGTTGAGCAGTGGCGTGCGCTCATTCCCGTGTACAAGGTGGACGGCCTGACCCAAGGCCGCCTGTGTGAAATCCTTTCCCAGGAAAAGACCGGCGTCAGCCGTCTGGTTGCGGCGCTGGAGAAGCGCGGGCTGCTCGTGCGGGTGGCCGATGAACACGACCGGCGGGTCAAACATCTTTTCATCACCGACGAGGGACGCAGGCTCATTGAGGCCACGGCGGACCTGGCCATCGAGAACCGCCTGGAAGTGGAAAAGGATATCGACCCGGAGGATCTGGCCGTGTGCAAGCGCGTCCTCTGGGATATCATCAAGCCGACACTGGAAATCGAAAACTGCTGTAGTGAAAAAGTCTAA